From one Lycium ferocissimum isolate CSIRO_LF1 chromosome 7, AGI_CSIRO_Lferr_CH_V1, whole genome shotgun sequence genomic stretch:
- the LOC132062176 gene encoding uncharacterized protein LOC132062176: MACHNKEEKLVKHQEKVTNSVEPWPNLPQQLLNFIGRQHPDLMQNISFRGVTKSWRAAPKQCSNNSQLPWLELCDKNYYQSKTQQEHTVNISFQPGEYSWYPKRRYNPWTRFHGCSHGLIVAGGNDPAEYCLLIPTAIPFNSYWTIPPWDATIPFKFATLSEYPSNNCKSWSVMVLTGCSYPLFVVYHTGNPFKWMKQTSSLVDPNCSKRQLMILTNAIGLEGRFYAISLQGTLAVTEESESMFQVTKLSKSRAVPSVFSKHFTEYLLESNGEILLIFLISEQSTRKVDRVEVFKLQMDDLSWIKLDNLGNRTLFAGTNCCMSVNASQLGCRSNCIYFNEYATNTWMFYEMGSATILPCFDVYGSQTKSPVWEEPIVENNFL, translated from the coding sequence ATGGCTTGTCACAACAAGGAGGAGAAGCTAGTGAAACATCAAGAAAAGGTTACAAACTCTGTAGAGCCATGGCCAAATCTCCCTCAACAACTCCTCAACTTTATTGGAAGGCAACATCCTGATTTAATGCAAAACATCAGTTTTCGCGGTGTTACTAAATCATGGAGAGCAGCACCTAAGCAATGTAGTAACAATTCACAACTACCATGGCTTGAACTTTGTGACAAAAATTACTACCAATCCAAGACTCAACAAGAACATACTGTCAACATCTCATTTCAACCAGGTGAATATTCGTGGTACCCTAAAAGGCGGTATAATCCTTGGACGCGTTTTCATGGTTGTTCACACGGGTTGATTGTTGCTGGAGGGAATGATCCTGCAGAGTACTGTCTCTTGATTCCTACTGCAATACCCTTCAACAGTTATTGGACTATTCCCCCTTGGGATGCCACAATTCCATTCAAGTTTGCCACTTTGTCTGAATATCCTTCCAATAATTGCAAGAGCTGGTCTGTGATGGTGTTAACAGGCTGTTCCTATCCACTATTTGTCGTTTATCATACGGGAAATCCATTTAAATGGATGAAACAAACAAGCAGTCTAGTCGATCCGAATTGTTCAAAAAGACAACTTATGATACTTACTAATGCCATCGGGTTAGAAGGGAGGTTTTATGCAATAAGTTTGCAAGGTACTTTAGCGGTTACTGAAGAAAGTGAATCTATGTTTCAAGTCACTAAATTAAGCAAAAGTCGCGCTGTTCCATCAGTTTTCTCAAAACATTTCACGGAGTATCTTCTTGAGTCAAATGGAGAGATCTTGTTGATTTTCTTGATATCAGAACAATCAACTAGGAAGGTGGACAGAGTGGAAGTGTTCAAGCTCCAGATGGATGATCTATCATGGATAAAGTTGGACAACCTTGGAAATAGAACATTGTTTGCAGGGACCAATTGTTGTATGTCAGTTAATGCAAGTCAGCTAGGCTGCAGAAGCAACTGTATCTATTTTAATGAGTATGCAACTAATACTTGGATGTTCTATGAAATGGGAAGTGCTACTATTTTGCCCTGTTTTGATGTTTATGGTTCTCAAACAAAAAGTCCTGTATGGGAAGAGCCAATAGTGGAGAACAATTTCTTGTAA
- the LOC132064741 gene encoding uncharacterized protein LOC132064741, with amino-acid sequence MKRYSLRKERKRESKVVEYERMSWDALKKTINGLMNKVNAINIKNVIPELFSENLIRGRGLFCRSIMKSQMASPIFTDVFAALVSVVNSKIPVIGDLLLRRLILQLKRPVNKPQLLSSVKFIAHLVNQQVVHELIALQLLTVFLEEPTDDSVDVAVSFVTECGSILQDLCPLGLHAIFERFRGILHEGETDKRVQFLIENVLALRKAKFQGYPAVRPELDLVEQEDQLTHEISLSDKVNSEIALDVFRPDPNFAETEKKYEELKKMILGEESEKEEGSYAESDEEEDEEQVEIKDETETNLINLRRTIYQTIMSSVDFEEAGHKLLKIKLEPGQEMELCIMLLECCSQERTYLRYYGHIGQRFCMINKVYQENFDNCFVQQYSMIHRLETNKLHNVAKFFTHLLATDALPWDVLAYICLTEEDTTSSSRIFIKILFQELAEHLGIRLLNERLNDPSMQQSFESILSKDNPKNTRFAINFFTSIGLGAITENLRAYLKNMSKLIMQKQKPGPKSSESYSSSSDSESLGSDSESDSSDSERDDRQRKRRRRT; translated from the coding sequence ATGAAGAGATATTCACTACgcaaagagaggaaaagagaaaGCAAAGTTGTTGAATACGAGAGAATGAGTTGGGATGCATTGAAGAAGACTATCAATGGATTGATGAATAAGGTGAACGCGATCAACATTAAAAACGTCATCCCTGAATTATTTTCGGAGAATTTAATTCGAGGGAGAGGCTTGTTCTGTAGATCAATCATGAAGTCTCAAATGGCTTCTCCAATATTCACTGACGTGTTTGCTGCGTTAGTTTCTGTTGTTAACAGCAAAATCCCAGTAATAGGAGATCTTTTGTTAAGAAGATTGATACTTCAACTGAAAAGACCTGTTAATAAGCCTCAGTTGTTATCATCTGTCAAGTTTATTGCTCATCTTGTGAATCAGCAAGTCGTTCACGAGCTTATTGCTCTCCAATTACTTACTGTTTTTCTGGAGGAACCCACTGATGATAGTGTTGATGTTGCAGTTAGTTTTGTTACGGAATGCGGTTCGATTCTTCAGGACTTGTGCCCGTTAGGTTTGCACGCTATATTTGAGCGGTTTAGAGGGATACTTCATGAAGGAGAAACTGATAAAAGGGTTCAGTTCTTGATCGAAAACGTTCTTGCATTGAGAAAGGCAAAGTTTCAGGGATATCCGGCTGTTCGTCCTGAACTTGACCTAGTTGAGCAGGAAGATCAATTAACTCATGAAATCTCTCTCTCAGATAAGGTAAATTCAGAAATTGCTTTAGACGTTTTCAGGCCGGATCCTAATTTTGCAGAAACCGAAAAGAAGTACGAAGAATTAAAGAAGATGATACTAGGTGAAGAATCCGAAAAGGAAGAAGGTTCTTATGCAGAATCGGATGAGGAAGAGGACGAAGAGCAAGTGGAAATAAAAGATGAGACGGAGACAAACTTGATCAATCTTCGGAGGACAATCTACCAGACGATTATGTCAAGTGTTGATTTTGAAGAAGCAGGGCATAAGCTGTTGAAAATCAAACTAGAACCTGGTCAGGAGATGGAATTATGCATAATGTTATTGGAGTGTTGCAGTCAGGAGAGGACTTATCTCCGTTACTACGGACATATAGGGCAGCGGTTTTGCATGATCAACAAAGTTTATCAGGAGAATTTTGATAATTGCTTTGTGCAGCAATACTCCATGATCCACCGTCTTGAAACTAACAAACTGCACAATGTGGCAAAGTTTTTCACTCATTTACTCGCTACTGATGCACTGCCTTGGGATGTTTTGGCTTATATATGTCTGACAGAAGAGGATACTACGTCTTCTTCTCGTATATTTATCAAAATTCTATTCCAGGAGTTGGCAGAGCACCTTGGCATCCGTTTGTTGAACGAACGTCTTAATGATCCCAGTATGCAACAGTCTTTTGAGTCAATACTTTCAAAGGATAATCCAAAAAATACGAGGTTTGCtatcaacttcttcacttccattGGTCTAGGTGCGATAACTGAAAATTTGCGCGCGTATTTGAAGAACATGTCAAAGCTAATCATGCAAAAACAAAAGCCTGGCCCAAAATCAAGTGAGTCATATAGTTCTAGTTCTGATTCAGAATCTTTGGGGTCTGACTCAGAATCTGACAGTAGTGACAGTGAAAGAGACGATCGTCAAAGGAAGAGAAGGAGAAGAACTTAG
- the LOC132062177 gene encoding uncharacterized protein LOC132062177: MGSHKKKTKLVKPQEKVKSFVEPWPNLPKQLLNFIGSQYPDLMQSIVFSGVTKSWRAAPKQCSANTLLPWLEISDKDYYQSKTHQEHNFNISFKPGIYWWCCTNRRPWDNVWTHFHGCSHGSIVAGGKDPANYCLLVPGPRNAGRGIPPWDATIPFKFATLSFNPSNNCKILSVMVLTGCSYPLFVVCPPEYPLKWMKETSSLVDPNCSKRQLMSLTNAIGLKGKFYALSLQGTLAVIEEIESKFQVTKLSRSRAVPSVFSKHFTEYLIESNGEILLIFLISEQSSRKVDKVEVFKLQMDDLSWLKVDNLGDRTLFAGTKCCMSVTASQLGCRSNCVYFNEHTTNTWRLYEMESATIFPCFDYYGCQTKSPAWEEQIVENNFL, translated from the coding sequence ATGGGTAGTCACAAAAAGAAGACGAAGCTAGTGAAGCCCCAAGAAAAGGTTAAGAGCTTTGTAGAGCCATGGCCAAATCTTCCTAAACAACTCCTCAATTTTATTGGAAGCCAATATCCTGATCTAATGCAAAGCATCGTTTTTAGTGGTGTTACTAAATCATGGAGAGCAGCACCTAAGCAATGTAGTGCCAACACACTATTACCATGGCTTGAAATTTCCGACAAAGATTACTACCAGTCCAAGACTCATCAAGAGCATAATTTCAACATCTCATTTAAACCAGGTATATATTGGTGGTGCTGTACTAATAGAAGGCCATGGGATAATGTTTGGACCCATTTTCATGGTTGTTCACATGGATCGATTGTCGCTGGAGGGAAGGATCCTGCAAATTACTGTCTCTTGGTTCCTGGTCCAAGGAACGCTGGTCGGGGTATTCCCCCTTGGGATGCCACGATTCCATTTAAGTTCGCAACTTTGTCTTTTAATCCTTCCAATAATTGTAAGATCCTCTCTGTGATGGTGCTAACAGGCTGTTCCTATCCACTTTTTGTGGTTTGTCCTCCGGAATATCCATTGAAATGGATGAAAGAAACAAGCAGCCTTGTCGATCCGAATTGTTCAAAAAGACAACTTATGAGCCTTACTAACGCCATCGGCTTGAAAGGGAAGTTTTATGCATTAAGTTTGCAGGGTACTTTAGCGGttattgaagaaattgaatCTAAGTTTCAAGTCACTAAATTAAGCAGAAGCCGCGCTGTTCCATCGGTTTTCTCAAAACACTTCACAGAGTATCTTATTGAATCCAATGGAGAGATCTTGTTGATTTTCTTGATATCAGAACAATCAAGTAGGAAGGTGGACAAAGTGGAAGTGTTCAAGCTCCAGATGGATGACCTATCATGGTTAAAAGTGGACAACCTCGGAGATAGAACATTGTTCGCAGGGACTAAATGTTGTATGTCAGTTACTGCAAGTCAACTGGGCTGCAGAAGCAACTGTGTCTATTTCAATGAGCATACCACTAATACTTGGCGGCTTTATGAAATGGAAAGTGCTACTATTTTTCCCTGTTTTGATTATTATGGTTGTCAAACAAAAAGTCCAGCATGGGAAGAGCAAATAGTGGAGAACAATTTCTtgtaa
- the LOC132062794 gene encoding L-type lectin-domain containing receptor kinase IX.1-like — protein sequence MVLNKILNILLFLVLFLIPSLNSLNFNLTNINPSDANRSINVTGDAYISNQGIQVTPDERNTALGGKTGRATYIEPLQLWNKATGDLTDFTTHFSFVIDSNGNNSFADGLAFFMAPVGSSIPIGSAGSGLGLVDAETENTSSHEPFIAIEFDTFQNTWDPSSIHVGININSMESVATKLWRNNITLGKKNDAWISYNASSKALEVVLTGFDKKYYRDKFGYTVDLRDYLPENVSFGFSASTGQLFQKNNVKSWDFNSSLNFDTNKVPEHVEQPSATPPIQAQEPKDPPIQGQDPKDHHQEVLSNKKKGNKGLVVGSSIVLPILILGLITASCFLWKKKRKGDNKGHAFIDLDMNGEFEKGTGPKKFSYGELARATSNFAEGQKLGEGGFGDVYKGLLKECNLYVAVKRVSKGSKQGIKEYASEVKIISRLRHRNLVQLIGWCHDNGQLHLVYELMPNASLDKHLFKEKSLLAWEIRWKIAQGIASALLYLHEEWEQCVVHRDIKASNVMLDSNFNAKLGDFGLARLVDHEKGSQTTMLAGTVGYMAPECVMNGKASKESDVYSFGIVALEIASGRRSIDIKAPEDQMRLVEWVWSLYGTGKLVEATDPRLNKIFNEKEMERLMVIGLWCAHPDNKLRPSIRQAIHVLNSEAQLPILPSRMPVATYSPPPLNMFSPSFSHTYEVSKSFGSEKEQTVTYTISSSIYTSSAASSTKSLL from the coding sequence ATGGTTCTCAACAAAATTTTGAACATCTTGTTATTCTTAGTACTTTTTCTTATCCCTTCTTTAAATTCATTGAACTTTAACCTCACCAACATCAATCCTTCTGATGCTAATCGTTCTATCAATGTCACTGGAGACGCCTATATATCGAACCAGGGCATACAGGTCACGCCTGATGAACGTAACACTGCATTAGGTGGAAAAACAGGACGAGCCACGTACATTGAGCCACTACAATTATGGAACAAGGCCACAGGAGACTTAACAGATTTTACTACACATTTTTCCTTTGTTATTGATTCAAATGGTAACAACAGCTTTGCTGATGGACTAGCCTTCTTTATGGCTCCTGTTGGTTCAAGTATCCCAATTGGTTCAGCTGGTAGTGGCCTTGGTCTTGTTGATGCTGAGACAGAAAACACGTCATCCCATGAGCCATTCATTGCTATTGAGTTCGATACATTTCAAAATACCTGGGACCCCTCATCCATACATGTAGGTATCAATATAAATTCTATGGAATCTGTTGCTACTAAATTATGGAGGAACAATATTACACTGGGGAAGAAAAATGATGCTTGGATTAGTTACAATGCTAGTTCCAAGGCTCTTGAAGTTGTTCTCACAGGATTTGACAAAAAATATTATAGAGACAAATTTGGCTACACGGTTGATCTGAGGGATTATTTGCCAGAGAATGTTAGTTTCGGCTTCTCAGCATCAACTGGACAATTGTTTCAGAAAAACAATGTCAAGTCTTGGGATTTCAATTCAAGTTTGAATTTTGATACTAACAAAGTTCCAGAACACGTTGAACAGCCTAGTGCAACTCCTCCAATTCAAGCTCAAGAACCAAAGGATCCTCCAATTCAAGGTCAAGATCCAAAGGATCATCATCAAGAAGTACTTAGcaacaagaaaaaaggaaacaagGGACTAGTAGTTGGATCAAGCATAGTTTTACCTATTCTGATTCTTGGGTTGATTACTGCCAGCTGTTTTTTatggaagaaaaagaggaaaggaGATAATAAAGGCCATGCCTTCATTGATCTCGATATGAACGGTGAATTTGAAAAGGGTACTGGTCCTAAGAAGTTCTCATATGGTGAATTGGCTCGTGCAACGAGCAACTTTGCTGAGGGACAGAAGCTTGGAGAAGGTGGATTTGGTGATGTTTATAAAGGCTTATTGAAGGAATGTAACTTATATGTTGCTGTTAAGAGAGTGTCTAAAGGGTCTAAACAAGGGATAAAGGAGTATGCATCAGAAGTGAAGATCATCAGCCGATTAAGGCACAGAAATTTGGTTCAACTCATCGGTTGGTGCCACGACAATGGGCAGCTGCatcttgtttatgaattgaTGCCCAATGCAAGCCTAGATAAACATCTTTTCAAAGAAAAGTCATTGTTGGCCTGGGAAATCAGGTGGAAAATTGCTCAAGGAATTGCCTCGGCTTTGCTCTATCTACACGAAGAGTGGGAACAATGCGTAGTCCATAGGGACATAAAAGCAAGTAACGTCATGTTGGATTCAAACTTCAATGCTAAATTAGGTGATTTCGGGCTGGCTAGGcttgttgatcatgaaaaagGATCTCAAACAACAATGTTGGCAGGGACCGTGGGGTATATGGCACCTGAATGTGTCATGAATGGAAAAGCTAGCAAAGAATCAGATGTGTACAGCTTTGGAATAGTAGCATTGGAAATAGCAAGTGGAAGAAGATCGATAGATATTAAAGCACCAGAAGATCAAATGAGATTGGTAGAATGGGTGTGGAGTCTCTATGGAACGGGAAAGCTAGTTGAAGCAACTGATCCaagattaaataaaatatttaatgagAAAGAAATGGAACGTTTAATGGTCATCGGTCTATGGTGTGCTCATCCAGACAACAAACTCAGGCCATCAATAAGGCAAGCAATCCATGTTCTAAATTCTGAAGCTCAATTACCTATTCTTCCATCAAGAATGCCAGTTGCAACATATTCACCCCCTCCATTGAATATGTTTTCgccttcattttcacataccTATGAAGTTAGTAAATCATTTGGGAGTGAGAAGGAGCAGACTGTGACTTACACTATTTCCTCAAGTATCTATACATCATCAGCTGCCTCGTCGACAAAATCACTTTTGTAA